TTTACTGGGAGGAATGCTACTTCAGTACACAAGCCATATACACATTGATTGGGGCAGGATAGAAAAAGTGTAACAAGTTAGATAAACCAATGAAACCTCTGGTTCTTTCAGGTCTGGTATTTGTCTGAGCTTATCTTTTTCTAATACATTTCAAGCTGACGCACTATATTATATTCCTGCAGCAATTAGGAGTCCAAAGGTGAAAAGTTTACTCAATCTTCCTCAATTTTCTGAGCCACCTCCTACTGCATCGCAGCCTCCATTTTCTTTGTTTGAAGCAGTTACAAAAGACACTACCATTGAATCCGAACCTTCATTACACACAGAGAAATCAGAGGTTTCTGACAGAAGCATATCGTCGTCTTCCATTCTCAAGCAGAGACTCAAAAGTCTGGAAAAGCATGTCAAGGGGAAAAAGAAAGAAAATTAGACAAAGATCTACCTGAACCCATCTCCCGTCTGAGAGAACAACTTTATAGGTAGTAAATTATGATCTGTTTCTATCTGTATTGACATCAAACTTGGTTTTCTGTACCTCTTTTTCAAATACAAAAGGTGCATAAACCTTGGAGAAAGTCTGTTTTTGTGTTTCAAATCCTTCTGAAGGATGTATATGTGATTAGCTAAAAAAAAAATGTTGAGCATCAGGATTTTTATGGCTTTTTTTTCTTCTCATACTATGATGTCAAGCTTGTATACACTTTCAGAACAAAAAAATAGTGAGTTATATACGAAGAATCCTCAATTAATCACATATTCACAGAGTACTAGGATATTATACACAGCAAAAATCCAAGAGAGGACCTTGCATCTAGATACAAACTTGAGATGGTGTTCACACTCCATAAGGATGAAGTCACTCCTGTTCTTCAGTAAAATCAGGCTCTGCGGGCTTCTGAGGTAGCAGTGGAAGCAATGCCGGTAAAGGTCTAGAGTCACGCACACCCTTCTGTCGCAAGGCACGTAGTGCATTGGCTGCAAACCTTGATGCATATACGGTGGCAACAAGGCTTGGTGTGTTTCCAGCATCACTTGCAAAAGCATCATGCAGTTTCTCTTCTGCTTCATGTAATGACTTCTCAAGCTTTCTCTTGCAGTGTCGGCGCCAAGCTGCTTGTATGAAACAGGATGCCCATGTCCTCCACTGCATGGAGTAGAACCTGAAAGTAGACATTTATGCTGGTATTACTACAAAGATCAAACTCAAGACTGAAGCTGTCAGGAATAATGTTGTTCTCAATCCCAACATCTGATACTGATTCACCTTTACCTAGGATATATATTCTAAGGTTTTACACAAATCATTAGAACCATAAATTTTCTCAATCAAAAAAGAAAAAGAAAAAGGAGGATGCTGTTTCTAATGTTATAAATTTTGGTTGATATTGCACAATGGGGTACTTTTGCTTGAAAATACAAAACCATGGTTTAGAGCCTTACCTGAAAGCATGTTGGACCTGCCTACTGTGCAGGCGCCGAAACTGGGAGGCGACAAACTTCAAATCATCTGCCCTCAGAGCAAATGCTTCAACCTCAGTTATAGCTTCCACTGTTCTAGTTGAGATTGGGAGATTGGTAGTGGACTTTGGATCCAATGCCCATGTAAGAAGTTCTTCTCCACAAAAGTCACCAGCCTTAAGATTAGCACAGTTAAAGAAGCCAGTCCTTCCACCATTAGTAGTCATAGTTGCTATGTTTCCACGCATAACAAAAAGCATCTCATCAACTGGGTCACCCTCTCGGATAATGAAGCTGTCGTCTGTGAAAAGGACTGGCTTGAGATGGTCACACAGGGCATCCATCAGTCGGTCATCCATTTTCTCAAACATCGGCACCTAAGGAAAATCAAAGTGATGTAAATGCCTGTTAACACTAGGAGAAATAATGATGAAGATATTTTTAGTGAAAAGTGAAAACACTCACTCTCTTAACAAGAGCCAAGCAAAGATGGCGTTTTATGTCCTTCCTCAGGTCTTTAGGAAGGTTACGAACTAGTTCATCTTCCTCAACACCTCTTGTTTCTTGCCATTTATACTGATCATAGCGTCTGATCCTTTCCCTCAATTTCTCAGGAAGCATTCGGTGCGACATCCACTGTTCTGCATCTCGCCTTTTCACTCTCATTTCTTCAACTCTCACAGTAGTTGACTGCAGAAATTTCTGAAAGATCACACCAGATGAGGTTTTAGCATTTTTCACCAACTTGGTCCAACTCTTAGCAAAATCAAAGAATAGAATCATTTAACATGTGTCGGACAGCAACACTACCAAGAGATTGATTTGACACAAAAGTCATTTTCTAGTGCAAGGTTATTAGTTCAAACTGCAGATCCACATCTAGATGGAATGCGTGGAGCACACAGCTGAGCATAACTATAGTAATCTTATAAAATTGCACTCAGATTCAAGTATTACCTGCATATTGCCGATGAGCAATGCAAATAGGACCAGTCCGAAGATAGAAATGAAGACCGCAAAGAGTATCTCCCAAACATAAGTGCTTGTTTTGAGGTTTTGACCAAGAGAACTGCAAATTGGCTCCGAGTTAAACCTTGTTATGTACATCATGCAATCGATCTCAAGGAAGAAATGAAGAAGGCTCCCCCACTAAACTTAAGAATGGAGTATGAATAGAGTTCAGTGTTGTGATTACAAACCTAAGGCTACGCAGACCCCACCAGAAACAGTATAAAAATTTCATTGGAAAATCTGTTGTCTCCATCACACCAGACTCCAGAGCTTCAGCAAATATTCCAAAGTTGAACACAGATGAATTTTTAATGTCATCAGGGTTGGTAAAAGGGCAAGAATCTTTTAACATGTCAACAATTGTCATGTTAGCTACCTTGTCAGAACCCCCACAGTACAGGTAGTTCTTACAATTTACATCATTTCCGCAATGATCATGCCAGCACCTATACTCTCGTTCTACAGAGAACAAGTACCATATTGCTCCAACTACCTGGTATAAATAGCATTTATCATCAGATCAGAACATCCGAAAAGATTTGTTGGATAGTGTTGAAATCTATTAAATCAAACTTACATGGCTGGCTAACATGTAGAGCAAAAGATTGAATGCAGCTGCAGCCCATGCTGTCTCAGTCAGGAAACCGGAAGTTTTTGTAACTTCTTTGTATAGCGGATAGATTCGTATAAGTCTTGGCACATATTGGCATACAATCACAATTGTCAATAAGTTCTTTGCAGTCATTGGAACTGGACGTTCTATTATAGGGACTATCAAAAAAACTACAACCTGCACAAATTAAAAGAACGAAGTATTACCACCATGACCATACTTTCTAGAGCTTTGAAATACTTGAGAACTGAGAAGATTTCATTGTTACCTGTGGTAGAGGAAGAATAGCTAGAACATCTATGATAAAGTATGAAGACAAGTATCTTTTTGCAATGGCCACAGGGTCATCATTTAGCTCACCCCTTCCGAATACCCTAGAAGATGGTGCAATAAATCCAGTTCGAAACTGAAAGATTATATGAAGTATATGAAAAACATCGGTGAATGAACGAAGAACACAAGCAACAATCTGCAGCTCTTTGTCCAAACCAAGGCATTTATTCTTCCCATCGACCACTGATGTATAAAGAAACAATGGATCCAATGACACAGCTATGACACAAGATATCACAAATATCTTATTCCATGTCTGAAGAAATGATCCCTGAGGGTCGAGAATGTTCTTCCTAGGGCCTGGCTCCTTTGCTTGCTGCT
Above is a window of Fragaria vesca subsp. vesca linkage group LG7, FraVesHawaii_1.0, whole genome shotgun sequence DNA encoding:
- the LOC101292339 gene encoding cyclic nucleotide-gated ion channel 1-like; translation: MNLKGTKFVRFDDWRSERSTSSEREFSTDDGRNRRRPRPSLNAVLSSIRRGFDRGSDRFKTLRKPLSPSKQQAKEPGPRKNILDPQGSFLQTWNKIFVISCVIAVSLDPLFLYTSVVDGKNKCLGLDKELQIVACVLRSFTDVFHILHIIFQFRTGFIAPSSRVFGRGELNDDPVAIAKRYLSSYFIIDVLAILPLPQVVVFLIVPIIERPVPMTAKNLLTIVIVCQYVPRLIRIYPLYKEVTKTSGFLTETAWAAAAFNLLLYMLASHVVGAIWYLFSVEREYRCWHDHCGNDVNCKNYLYCGGSDKVANMTIVDMLKDSCPFTNPDDIKNSSVFNFGIFAEALESGVMETTDFPMKFLYCFWWGLRSLSSLGQNLKTSTYVWEILFAVFISIFGLVLFALLIGNMQKFLQSTTVRVEEMRVKRRDAEQWMSHRMLPEKLRERIRRYDQYKWQETRGVEEDELVRNLPKDLRKDIKRHLCLALVKRVPMFEKMDDRLMDALCDHLKPVLFTDDSFIIREGDPVDEMLFVMRGNIATMTTNGGRTGFFNCANLKAGDFCGEELLTWALDPKSTTNLPISTRTVEAITEVEAFALRADDLKFVASQFRRLHSRQVQHAFRFYSMQWRTWASCFIQAAWRRHCKRKLEKSLHEAEEKLHDAFASDAGNTPSLVATVYASRFAANALRALRQKGVRDSRPLPALLPLLPQKPAEPDFTEEQE